The following proteins are encoded in a genomic region of Galbibacter sp. BG1:
- a CDS encoding DinB family protein has product MENSENTLQTQKTMVFTSEELLKHWQGHRALTRRIIEAFPEEAFFNYSIGGMRTFAEMTMELLGIAAPGMKEIVLENTEKLKEHFDHGNKKEAILSLWDESTNEINSYWKQLNDEDFPKKIKLFGEYEGTVISSILYFIDNEIHHRGQAYVYLRSLGIEPPFFWER; this is encoded by the coding sequence ATGGAAAATTCTGAAAACACATTACAAACCCAAAAAACTATGGTATTCACCTCTGAAGAATTGCTGAAACACTGGCAAGGGCATCGCGCTTTAACACGTAGGATAATTGAAGCCTTTCCCGAAGAAGCCTTTTTTAATTATAGTATTGGCGGCATGCGTACTTTTGCTGAAATGACTATGGAATTATTGGGTATTGCCGCACCTGGAATGAAGGAAATAGTTTTGGAAAATACCGAAAAATTAAAAGAACATTTCGATCACGGCAACAAAAAAGAAGCTATTTTATCCCTCTGGGACGAATCCACTAACGAAATCAATTCTTATTGGAAACAATTAAATGATGAAGATTTCCCTAAAAAAATCAAACTTTTCGGGGAATATGAGGGTACGGTGATAAGTTCTATACTGTATTTTATTGATAATGAAATACACCACCGCGGCCAAGCATACGTTTACTTAAGAAGTCTTGGGATAGAACCTCCATTCTTCTGGGAACGCTAA
- a CDS encoding DUF5996 family protein, whose product MENKKHWPVLNFNEMKETIATLHQWIQIVGKIRLREMPWQNQSWHVTLYISTCGFTTQAIPYDNKTFELEFDFKKHQLIIKTSEDETADVDLYSRTVADFYNVLFEKLSSLGIDVDIHGSPNEMEPAIPFVENTVNKTYNPSHAFNIWKAMLKTNAVFTKFRGEFTGKCSPVHLFWGAFDLAVTRFSGRPAPKHPGGVPNMPLEVMQEAYSEEVSSAGFWLGSDDFPEPAFYSYIYPTNDNFSKQKIEPREAFYSEDLGEFLLKYETVQKAENPEDKLYTFLKSTYVAGANTANWDRKKLEK is encoded by the coding sequence ATGGAAAATAAAAAACATTGGCCGGTTCTCAATTTCAATGAAATGAAGGAAACCATTGCTACCCTTCATCAATGGATTCAGATTGTCGGAAAAATAAGACTGAGGGAAATGCCTTGGCAAAATCAATCATGGCACGTAACACTTTATATTTCCACCTGCGGATTTACAACACAGGCTATTCCATACGACAATAAAACTTTTGAGTTGGAGTTCGATTTTAAAAAGCACCAACTAATCATTAAGACTTCAGAGGATGAGACGGCGGATGTGGATTTGTATTCTAGAACGGTGGCCGATTTTTACAACGTTTTATTTGAAAAGCTTTCATCACTTGGTATTGATGTAGACATCCATGGGAGTCCGAATGAAATGGAACCCGCAATTCCCTTTGTCGAAAATACGGTAAACAAAACTTACAATCCTTCTCACGCCTTCAACATTTGGAAAGCGATGTTAAAAACAAATGCCGTTTTCACTAAGTTCAGGGGTGAATTTACCGGAAAATGCAGTCCGGTTCATTTATTCTGGGGTGCTTTCGATTTGGCAGTAACCCGTTTTTCTGGTAGACCCGCACCGAAACATCCTGGAGGGGTTCCCAACATGCCTTTAGAGGTAATGCAAGAAGCCTATAGTGAAGAGGTAAGTAGTGCCGGCTTCTGGTTGGGCTCAGACGATTTTCCAGAACCAGCGTTTTATTCCTACATCTATCCCACCAACGATAATTTCAGCAAACAAAAAATAGAGCCCCGCGAAGCTTTTTATAGCGAAGACTTGGGAGAATTTCTTCTTAAATATGAAACGGTACAGAAGGCAGAAAATCCAGAAGATAAATTATATACTTTCTTAAAAAGTACGTATGTAGCTGGCGCCAATACGGCCAATTGGGATAGGAAGAAGCTTGAGAAATAA
- a CDS encoding TetR/AcrR family transcriptional regulator, protein MARKREFDEEVVLETAKNLFWKKGYNAVSTQDLIDAFGISKSSMYGAFKDKKSLFKLALKHYTHNTSEKMIAILNENNSFQQTIHGILQQLVKENMCDAESKGCFMVNTAIELAPHDEEILTIVQQNRKNIIAAISKAIQKGIDVKELSEKNDPEALANYFYTLINGLRVEGKVVKDQKSYDDTLKIALRSIITTTD, encoded by the coding sequence ATGGCACGTAAAAGAGAATTTGATGAAGAAGTGGTTTTGGAAACCGCTAAAAATTTATTCTGGAAAAAAGGTTATAATGCGGTTTCTACCCAAGATTTAATTGATGCCTTTGGGATTAGTAAATCGAGTATGTATGGTGCCTTTAAAGATAAAAAAAGCCTATTTAAGCTTGCACTTAAACATTATACCCACAATACTTCAGAAAAAATGATTGCCATTTTAAATGAAAACAATTCTTTTCAGCAAACCATTCACGGAATTTTACAACAATTGGTTAAAGAAAATATGTGCGATGCCGAAAGTAAAGGTTGCTTTATGGTAAATACAGCGATTGAATTGGCGCCTCATGATGAAGAAATTCTAACCATTGTTCAGCAAAACCGAAAAAATATCATTGCTGCAATTTCTAAAGCCATTCAAAAAGGAATAGATGTTAAAGAACTTTCAGAAAAAAACGATCCTGAAGCATTGGCCAATTACTTTTACACGCTAATAAATGGTCTTAGGGTAGAAGGAAAAGTTGTGAAAGACCAAAAAAGTTACGACGATACTTTAAAAATCGCGCTTCGAAGTATAATTACAACAACAGATTAG
- a CDS encoding SDR family oxidoreductase, which yields MENFKDKVVLITGGTSGIGKATAQEFINKGATVIVTGRHQDTIDETAKELGEKGHGIVADSSSITDLKSLATKVKDKVGNVDILFVNAGYGKFAPINEIDEEHYSKQFDVLVKGTIFTVQSILPLMKEGSSIILNTSVVTEQGMPGASVYSAAKAAVQSLLKTFAAELSEKKIRVNAVSPGPIETDFFNKTGMNDEEQQGFAETVLGKVPMGRFGKSKEIADAVLFLASENASYIHGTEIYIDGGMVQF from the coding sequence ATGGAAAATTTTAAAGACAAAGTAGTTTTAATTACTGGGGGAACCAGTGGAATAGGGAAAGCCACGGCACAAGAATTCATTAACAAAGGTGCCACTGTAATTGTTACGGGAAGACATCAAGACACTATTGATGAAACTGCAAAGGAATTAGGAGAGAAAGGGCATGGAATTGTAGCGGATTCCAGTTCTATAACAGATTTAAAAAGTTTAGCCACTAAAGTAAAAGATAAGGTGGGAAACGTTGATATACTTTTTGTGAATGCCGGGTATGGTAAATTTGCTCCCATCAATGAGATCGATGAAGAACATTATAGTAAGCAATTTGATGTATTGGTTAAAGGAACGATTTTCACGGTTCAATCTATTTTGCCTTTAATGAAAGAAGGAAGTTCCATCATTTTAAATACATCTGTGGTTACCGAGCAAGGAATGCCTGGAGCTTCTGTTTACTCTGCGGCTAAAGCTGCTGTACAGTCGTTACTTAAAACTTTTGCTGCGGAATTATCAGAGAAGAAAATTAGAGTGAACGCTGTGAGTCCAGGGCCTATAGAAACCGACTTTTTCAATAAAACAGGTATGAATGATGAAGAGCAACAAGGTTTTGCAGAAACCGTTTTGGGAAAAGTACCTATGGGAAGATTTGGTAAGTCTAAAGAAATCGCAGATGCTGTGTTGTTTCTTGCTTCCGAAAATGCTTCTTACATTCACGGTACCGAGATTTATATTGACGGGGGAATGGTGCAGTTCTAA
- a CDS encoding bestrophin family protein, translating to MYIKRNIGWGMILRYGWKNIIFFTFYSTLIFSIYHLLEWKFIDIPFQPLSVIGIAVAFYIGFKNSQSYDRFWEGRKIWGGIVNYSRTWAIQVLSFVKSDDPEYDKAMHTQMIHRHIGWINALRVQLRQPKSWSLKENSMVEKVFDKHQERNISCNEAYNYVNMREFSDLRKRVNPATHLVKNQAMDVRLLKEKGILDGFQEDQMQSVLEEFYNLQGMCERIKNTPFPRQYGYFSKVFTWIFVLLLPFGLLDVFEDDAATVAAEISDWYIFLMIPFSVLIAWIFTTMEMIGDNSEDPFEGRINDVPMTALCRTIEIDLRDMLDEKNLPDPVAPKDNILY from the coding sequence ATGTATATAAAAAGAAACATTGGTTGGGGGATGATCCTTCGCTATGGATGGAAAAATATTATCTTTTTCACATTTTATTCCACCTTAATTTTTTCAATTTACCATTTGTTGGAGTGGAAGTTTATTGATATTCCATTTCAACCCTTAAGTGTTATAGGCATTGCTGTAGCCTTTTATATAGGTTTTAAAAATAGCCAAAGTTACGATCGGTTTTGGGAAGGTCGTAAAATTTGGGGTGGGATTGTAAACTATAGCCGTACATGGGCCATACAGGTTCTCAGTTTCGTAAAATCTGATGATCCGGAGTATGACAAAGCAATGCATACCCAAATGATACATCGACATATTGGGTGGATTAATGCATTGCGGGTGCAATTAAGGCAACCTAAATCTTGGAGTTTAAAGGAAAATTCTATGGTAGAGAAGGTTTTTGATAAACACCAGGAACGAAATATATCCTGCAATGAAGCTTATAATTATGTGAACATGAGAGAGTTTAGCGATTTAAGAAAAAGAGTAAATCCCGCAACTCATTTGGTTAAAAACCAAGCTATGGATGTGCGTCTTTTAAAGGAAAAAGGGATATTGGATGGTTTTCAGGAAGATCAAATGCAATCGGTTTTAGAGGAATTCTACAATTTACAGGGAATGTGCGAGCGTATTAAAAACACACCTTTTCCTCGACAATATGGATATTTCTCTAAAGTTTTCACATGGATCTTTGTATTGCTTTTGCCTTTTGGTCTTTTAGATGTTTTTGAGGACGATGCCGCAACGGTAGCAGCAGAAATAAGTGATTGGTACATATTTCTTATGATTCCCTTTTCGGTATTGATTGCTTGGATATTCACCACCATGGAAATGATAGGAGACAATAGTGAAGACCCTTTTGAAGGAAGGATAAACGATGTTCCCATGACGGCCTTATGCCGTACGATAGAAATTGACCTAAGGGATATGCTCGATGAAAAAAACCTTCCAGACCCTGTAGCTCCGAAGGATAATATTTTATACTAG